The Planctellipticum variicoloris DNA window CCGCTCGCTGGCGTTATTCGTCGGCTCGACCCCCTCCACCTCCAGAAACGTCCACAGCCAGTCCCGATGGTTGTAGAGCGGCCGGCACATGCCCTGCAGTTTGCGGTTCCCGCTGAACACCCCGCGCAGCAGCAAGCCGTCGATCTCCTGCCGGATCGGTTGCATCAGACGCTCGAAGCCGCCGCGGGTGAGCGTGCCGTCCCGGCAGCGGGCCCAGTGTCGGAACAGTTCCTTCGTCGGCCGCATCAGGTCGTAGCCCAGACGCTTGACCTGCTGATCGGGATGATCGATCAGCGCCTGCCCTGTTTCTGTTATGTCAGGGCCCGTTTCAAATGCGCCCAGCACCATTGCGGCCGGCCGACGCTGTAGTACATCTTCGCCCGGTCGCAGTTGACCA harbors:
- a CDS encoding IS66 family transposase, whose protein sequence is MVLGAFETGPDITETGQALIDHPDQQVKRLGYDLMRPTKELFRHWARCRDGTLTRGGFERLMQPIRQEIDGLLLRGVFSGNRKLQGMCRPLYNHRDWLWTFLEVEGVEPTNNASERALRPAVIWRKLSFGTQSASGSRFVETILTVVETCHRQSRSSFEYLTAAVTAHFAGQPAPSLLGGV